One genomic region from Bactrocera tryoni isolate S06 chromosome 3, CSIRO_BtryS06_freeze2, whole genome shotgun sequence encodes:
- the LOC120770281 gene encoding pyruvate dehydrogenase (acetyl-transferring) kinase, mitochondrial isoform X2: MRLFPVRLSNITKMLDMYSQFNPSPLSIKQFMDFGQNACEKKSFIFLRKELPVRLANIMKEIALLPDHLLNTQSVSQVSSWYVQSFEEVLEFEKAEPTHSNLEKFCNTLVHIRNRHSDVVQTMAQGVIEMKEHQGGPVDCGMESSIQYFLDRLYMSRISIRMLINQHTILFGQFPNEQGRHIGCLDPACQISSVVRDAYENARFLCDQYYLISPELEITEHNPHDKANNPIRTVYVPSHLYHMLFELFKNSMRAVVENNDQDKCEKLPPIKVLIAEGKEDICVKISDQGGGIPRSQTDQLFKYMYSTAPQPSKSDLHTVPLAGYGYGLPISRLYARYFHGDIVLLSCEGYGTDAIIYMKALSDEANELLPIFNKTSSKFYRATVPTGDWSNQNFSNRWRYIYSLFTSKNN; encoded by the exons ATGCGGTTATTTCCGGTGCGTTTATCGAATATTACAAAAATGCTCGATATGTACTCGCAGTTCAATCCATCCCCTTTGTCTATAAAACAATTTATGGACTTCG GTCAAAATGCATGCGAGAAGAAATCCTTTATATTCCTGCGTAAAGAGCTGCCCGTGCGTCTGGCGAATATCATGAAAGAGATCGCGTTGCTGCCCGACCATTTGCTAAACACCCAATCAGTGAGCCAGGTGAGCTCATGGTACGTGCAAAGCTTCGAGGAGGTGCTGGAGTTTGAAAAGGCAGAACCGACGCATAGTAACTTGGAAAA GTTTTGCAACACTTTGGTGCACATACGCAATAGGCACAGTGATGTGGTGCAAACAATGGCTCAAGGCGTCATCGAAATGAAGGAGCATCAGGGCGGCCCCGTTGATTGCGGCATGGAATCGTCGATACAATACTTCCTCGATCGTTTATACATGTCACGCATTAGCATACGAATGCTAATCAATCAGCACA CTATACTATTTGGCCAGTTCCCCAACGAGCAGGGTCGTCATATTGGCTGCTTGGATCCGGCCTGTCAGATCTCATCGGTGGTAAGAGATGCTTATGAAAACGCACGCTTTCTCTGCGATCAATACTATCTGATCAGTCCGGAATTGGAAATCACTGAGCATAATCCACACGACAAAGCAAATAATCCCATACGCACTGTTTATGTGCCCTCGCATTTATACCACATGCTTTTCGAGCTGTTTAAGAATTCCATGCGTGCTGTTGTGGAAAATAACGATCAGGATAAATGTGAAAAGCTGCCACCCATTAAGGTGCTCATAGCGGAGGGAAAAGAGGATATATGTGTGAAG ATCTCAGACCAAGGTGGCGGCATTCCACGTTCACAAACCGATCAGTTGTTCAAATACATGTACAGCACTGCGCCACAGCCATCAAAATCCGATCTACATACAGTGCCATTAGCTGGATATGGCTATGGCCTGCCCATTTCGCGCTTATATGCACGCTATTTCCATGGTGATATTGTGTTGTTGTCATGCGAAGGATATGGCACCGATGCGATTATTTATATGAAG GCACTATCAGATGAAGCTAACGAGCTCCTGCCCATTTTCAACAAGACGAGCTCGAAATTTTATCGCGCCACCGTGCCCACTGGCGATTGGTCTAATCAG aatttttccaACCGTTGGCGTTATATATATAGTCTCTTCACGTCCAAAAACAATTAG
- the LOC120770281 gene encoding pyruvate dehydrogenase (acetyl-transferring) kinase, mitochondrial isoform X1 — translation MRLFPVRLSNITKMLDMYSQFNPSPLSIKQFMDFGQNACEKKSFIFLRKELPVRLANIMKEIALLPDHLLNTQSVSQVSSWYVQSFEEVLEFEKAEPTHSNLEKFCNTLVHIRNRHSDVVQTMAQGVIEMKEHQGGPVDCGMESSIQYFLDRLYMSRISIRMLINQHTILFGQFPNEQGRHIGCLDPACQISSVVRDAYENARFLCDQYYLISPELEITEHNPHDKANNPIRTVYVPSHLYHMLFELFKNSMRAVVENNDQDKCEKLPPIKVLIAEGKEDICVKISDQGGGIPRSQTDQLFKYMYSTAPQPSKSDLHTVPLAGYGYGLPISRLYARYFHGDIVLLSCEGYGTDAIIYMKALSDEANELLPIFNKTSSKFYRATVPTGDWSNQSSDMNARQLNASAPKRYNDML, via the exons ATGCGGTTATTTCCGGTGCGTTTATCGAATATTACAAAAATGCTCGATATGTACTCGCAGTTCAATCCATCCCCTTTGTCTATAAAACAATTTATGGACTTCG GTCAAAATGCATGCGAGAAGAAATCCTTTATATTCCTGCGTAAAGAGCTGCCCGTGCGTCTGGCGAATATCATGAAAGAGATCGCGTTGCTGCCCGACCATTTGCTAAACACCCAATCAGTGAGCCAGGTGAGCTCATGGTACGTGCAAAGCTTCGAGGAGGTGCTGGAGTTTGAAAAGGCAGAACCGACGCATAGTAACTTGGAAAA GTTTTGCAACACTTTGGTGCACATACGCAATAGGCACAGTGATGTGGTGCAAACAATGGCTCAAGGCGTCATCGAAATGAAGGAGCATCAGGGCGGCCCCGTTGATTGCGGCATGGAATCGTCGATACAATACTTCCTCGATCGTTTATACATGTCACGCATTAGCATACGAATGCTAATCAATCAGCACA CTATACTATTTGGCCAGTTCCCCAACGAGCAGGGTCGTCATATTGGCTGCTTGGATCCGGCCTGTCAGATCTCATCGGTGGTAAGAGATGCTTATGAAAACGCACGCTTTCTCTGCGATCAATACTATCTGATCAGTCCGGAATTGGAAATCACTGAGCATAATCCACACGACAAAGCAAATAATCCCATACGCACTGTTTATGTGCCCTCGCATTTATACCACATGCTTTTCGAGCTGTTTAAGAATTCCATGCGTGCTGTTGTGGAAAATAACGATCAGGATAAATGTGAAAAGCTGCCACCCATTAAGGTGCTCATAGCGGAGGGAAAAGAGGATATATGTGTGAAG ATCTCAGACCAAGGTGGCGGCATTCCACGTTCACAAACCGATCAGTTGTTCAAATACATGTACAGCACTGCGCCACAGCCATCAAAATCCGATCTACATACAGTGCCATTAGCTGGATATGGCTATGGCCTGCCCATTTCGCGCTTATATGCACGCTATTTCCATGGTGATATTGTGTTGTTGTCATGCGAAGGATATGGCACCGATGCGATTATTTATATGAAG GCACTATCAGATGAAGCTAACGAGCTCCTGCCCATTTTCAACAAGACGAGCTCGAAATTTTATCGCGCCACCGTGCCCACTGGCGATTGGTCTAATCAG AGCTCTGACATGAATGCACGGCAGTTGAATGCTTCGGCACCGAAGCGCTACAATGACATGTTATAG